The DNA window GGCAGCTTCAGTTTCAACATATTGGCTTGCATTTAATTATACTATCACCTTTTAACCTATAAAATATAACTGAAAAACTGTGGGCACTGCATCCATGACCAATTAATTGTGTTTTGACAGGCAAGAATTCACCCCCAGCAAACTGCTTCCAGCCTGTCCAAAGAAAGCTGTGCAACCTTGCTTAAGTGCATTAATGAGGTATTATAGATAGCGTTTGTTTACATGTACGTTTCTTTTTTTGCATCATGCTTGCTCCATCTGGATATTACTAGAGACAATACTTTTAGGTTACAAACTTTGCCGTTGAAGTTGATGCCGAAAGCCTTCGCTTTCCTACTGAATGGTTGTTTCATGTTCGCTGGTACAAGAAACCAGGAAAAATAAATGGTGAGATGTTTGGACATTTATGGTAAATTTGACATCAACGGTTTATTTTACAGGTAACTGAAAAGGCTCTTGAGGTTGGGGCTGACAGTAGTCAATTCCCTGATGATTGGATTTTCCATTCTAGGGAAAAGAAGCCTGGCAAGGCTTTTGTTGATGGTTGGCTCTTGACCTGTGCAGTGCTCTTTAATGTGTGGCCTTTTCATCAATACTTTTTTAATAGTGCAATGATGTTGTTGATTGAATCAATAGCTTAATTGATGATACCAAGTGATTTCTGTAAAATATTGTTGAGATGATATATGTTATTTCCTGGTTTCTTTTGGCTGAGTGATGCCTTAGTCATTCTTTTTGTTCCACTTCAGTCTGTTGGTTTCAGTTCATAGCCTTCGCCAATGCTTATAtccattattttgcatattacaTAGTGTCTAAAATTCGGAATGTGAGAAGACTGGCTATAGAATTGATAATACCTTCATAAGTTTCAACATCTTGCAGCTGAACTGAATCACATGGTACCACCACTTTTCTAGCTTTGGAAGGAAATTGGAAACCTAAGTTCTACTCCTTGTGTTGTCACTGTGTGATGTTACCCCAAATTTAGATGTTTCAGTTTTGTATCAGAATGCTAAAAAAAGATTTCTGTTTTTTCAGGGAAGAAAATTGACTTCATCAAAGCTGGTGGCAGGGTATCATTCAAAACTAAGCATTTGCTTTTGATTTATCGTGGCagttccccccccccccctgagattttattcttatctattgCAGACAACAGCTTATGTCCCTGAGTTACAAAAGTTGAGTGGCAACCAAGCTGTGAAAGAGACAGGTAAAAGATCCAAGCGCACTACTGGTGGAAATGGTGGTGGTGTTGACGAGTCAGGCTCGGAGGATGAGCCAGCTGAACCAAAAGTCACAAAAGGGAGGAAGATAGGTGGTGCCAGTAAGTCCTCAAAGAAAAAACCTAGTGCCAGTGTCAAAGACTCTGGTGGCGATGAAGGCGATGATGCATCTTCGAAGAGAAAACGAGGGGCGAAGAAGCCTCCTACAAAGAGCAAACCCAAGGGAGGCAAAACTGGTGAAGCTGAGCAGAGACAAACTAGAGGGAAAGGCGCTGCTGCAAAGAgaaagcacaaggaagttgatgACAACCTCAGTAATTCTGGAGAGAATggaaccgaggatggggaagaAGACGCTTAGAAGGTAATGAATGGAAGAACAGGGAAGTAGCATCCCAGAAATGAACTGCTTCGAGTAAAAGAACTACTCCTAATCTACATGATTAATCTTGTCTCTCCTTCCAATTTCTGGTAAGGGGAGATGTAGGATTTCTAACAGAAAGAGCTGCTAATTTTGTGTAATTTATATAGATTGCTCTTTCTTATTTATGAGACTCTAGGACAGACTCGAAATTTATAGTAGTCTTTCGGATCTAGGCAGCATCTCTCATGGTTTTAGTGCAAGGAATTTTGTACACTCACAGGACAAGCGGTTTATTTGCACTGACTTCTATATCCACTTCTAATGACAATGGTGTGTGCAAAGTTGTGAAAATGTCTTCTTGCTTCTTTTTTCCATTAACATACTATTACCCATGTAGTAGCTCAGTTTACAATTTTTCTGAGCTGAACAGTCTATACTGACTGGGCTGCTGCTGCATCTGTAGCAAATTTACATGGACGCCAATATCTTATCTACCTTCTTACTGAGTTGTGATGAGAGGCTTCAGAAAAATAGTCTCAAGGTGCCAACAACTTTCTCCGGCCTGTAACTATGAAATGTTTATCTGAGGTTCGTGTTTGCAGAAACTAACAATTTGTTAGAGATTGTTTACCAGTGGCCTGCACCTTCGATCATCTTAAGTGTTGTATTACCAGATGACATTGTTGttaattgttatttttgttaaaatgtTATAATTGGTTCATTACTAACGtttcatttagttcattattaCATTTATTTAGTTCATGATACACACATTGATTATAAACTTTGTTGTTATCATTACTCTATTTTGTTTAAATGTTATAATTTGTTCATTACTGATGTTCATTTAGTTTATTACTAACATTTATTTAGTTCGTACAATACTCATTTGAAAAAATGTGCTATTATTTGAAATAAACAAAATCTTTTATTGATGTTTGTTGATGGGTTTTGGGCGATCGAGATGAAGATTTCACTTTAACAATACATTTAAAAAGTGATTTCTATCCTTGCTTTTGAGTGAAGCAACCTTTAATTTTTGACCTAATTGTCTCACCTTTCAAGGTGCCTGCAAATCATCACGGTGAATGGTAAATGAATTCGCTGATGGACACCCTTTGTCTCGAATCACAATATAAATAACCCTCCGCCCTTTCTATAACCACAATACTAGCACTACTAAAActtcaaaatcaattccaaaatTTATGCATATTTAGGGTCTAATCGCAATATCACTAAACTGTATGGGCCTAAAAGTATGAAATTATTTAGacagaaaaaaaatatgcaagGGTACATCCGGTAATTCATCCAATATGCGAGGATGTGATAATGTGAACTGTGGAGGCATAGCTTTTTCTGTGCACCCAACTTCATCCCAAGACTGCTCCGTCACAATTTCCCGGCCGCGCCGCCGATTAACCGAGAGTAAGAGTAAGAGTAAGCATATCCCTCTGTGTGTGCGTTCCTGTTTGTATATTTGTTTAATTTCTATTTAATTGTATAATAGTTCGATGTTGAATGTCAATGCTTCACCTTTTTGAAATCCATGAATTGCTTTTCGGATTCAAGGTCGAGTTACGAATTCTTTTTAATTCTTGTATTCTGTTTTCAATGTTAATGCTGGAACTTAGGCATTTAGAAGACAAATAAAGTTAGCAAATCTTGCCAtgcgattttttttaattcaagtgAATCAAACAGGATTAAATAGTTTTTCTAAGCTTTCAGCTGAATTTGAGTAAGAATTTGTTGCTGGAACTGGGAACTTTGCTGCTGCTTTGTTGAAGCTGTGTTTTTTGGTTCCAGTTCTATGTTTTCTTCTAAATCTGTAAATTGATTCTAGTGTCTAGATGCATTATGTTTGGTTGAATTTGCAATTACAAGACAAGTTTTTTTTAGCAATTACAACATCCCCTAACTACTTGTTTCCTTTAGATGGATGATGTTTCTCTCAATAGTGAACCTACATATAATGAGGAGTTTGAAATTGATGGAGAATTTGCAATGACTGAATATGTTGGCCAAACTGGTGAGGTTTTACAAGGTGATGATCCTGCTGTTGGGATGGAATTCGAATCCTACGATGATGTTTATTTCTTCTACAACTGttatgcaaaacaacaagggtTCGGAGTAAGAGTAAGTAACACATGGTATAGAAAGAGCAAGGAGCGGTACCGAGGGAAATTAAGCTGCAGTAGCGCCGGCTTCAAGAAGAAAACCGATGCCAACCGGCCAAGACCTGAAACTCGGACTGGCTGTCCTGCAATGATCAAATTTAGGTTGATGGATAACAAGAGGTGGAGAATTATAGAAATCGAGCTAGAGCATAACCATCTAACCACTCCGGCAAATGCTAGCATTTATAAGTCTCATAAGATATCAGATCTTGGAAGTAAGAGGCCTTTGCCAATAAATGGTGCTGACCAAGTTCAAAGAATCAGGTTGTTTAGAACGGTGGTCATTGATGCAGATGATACTGAGGAATGTGATTTTAGGGATACTATTGATCAGGGTGATGACAAACTGAAGCTCAAACCGGGGGATTATCAGGAAATGCTCAAGTTTTTCACGAGGATGCAGTTGAATGATCCTAGTTTCTTTTACTCGATGGACGTTAATGAGAAAGGATGTTTACGCAATGTTTTCTGGGCTGAAGCTAGGTGTAGGGCTGCCTACAGTTATTTTGGTGATGTTTTATTCGTCAATACTACAAGTTTAACAGAAAACTACGAGGTTCCACTGGTGGTATTTACCGGTATCAATCACCATGCACAGACTGTGCCACTAGGCTGTGGTTTGGTTTCAGTTCAGACTGTGGAGTCATTTGTATGGCTTTATAGAGCATGGCTAACATATATGGTCGGACGGTCTCCTCAAACCATCATTACCAGCGAGTGCAAAGCCCTGCAGACTGCTGTTGCCGAGGTTTTTCCTAGAGCATCGCATTGTCTTTCTTTGACAAACATTATGAAGATGGTTTTGCATGAAGTAGCATGTCTGGAGGCATGCGAGGCAATCAGAAACGGGCTTAGTAGAGCGGTTTATCACTCGCTGAGATCAGATGAATTTGAAGCAGCTTGGGAGGACTTGGTGCAGAGCCATGGACTTCAGAATCACAAATGGCTTCAAAACTTATATGAAGATCGTAAGCGGTGGGTTCCAGTCTATCTGAAAGAGATCTTTTGTGCAGGAATGTTTCCTGTGGATTCACCTTTTCAAGAATATTTGAGGCAACATACTTCGTTAAGAGAGTTTTTTTCGAGTTATGATCGATCTCAGCAGGATATTCACCACAGAGAGACATTATCTGACATAGAGTCTAATAATAAATCAAGAAGTCTGCTCAAGACGCGATTGTTTTTCGAGTTGCAGCTATCAAAATTATACACAGAGAACATATTTGAACTTTTTCAACAGGAAGTGGAGGGTGTGTACTCATGTTATGGTACAAGGCAGAAGAGCATTGAGGGGTCGGTTGCGACTTTTATAGTCAAAGAAGACGTCCAAGTTGAGGAAAACAGGAAGGAAACGAGAGATTTCGAGGTGATGTACAATTCTGGTGATGCAGTTGAGGTGCTATGTGTGTGTGCCGTATTCAACCTCAGGGGTTATCTGTGCAGACATGCCTTGTGTGTTATCAACCATGTCGGATTAGACGAAATCCCACCTCAATATATCCTTGCACGGTGGAGGAAGGACATCAACCGTAGTTACACTATCGATTATAGATTGGACGGTATTGATATCAAGAACCCGGTCCACAGATATGATA is part of the Salvia splendens isolate huo1 chromosome 6, SspV2, whole genome shotgun sequence genome and encodes:
- the LOC121808654 gene encoding formamidopyrimidine-DNA glycosylase-like isoform X1; the protein is MPELPEVEAARRALAENTIGKKIIKAIVADDSKVIDGVSPKDFEAALVGKTIVAVHRKGKNMWIQLDSPPIPSFQFGMAGAVYIKGVVVTKYKRSAVKDTDEWPSKYSKLFVELADGMEFSFTDKRRFAKVRLLDNVICETVLQPVSVPPISELGPDALMEPMTEDDLSNSLRKKNIGIKALLLDQSFISGIGNWMADEVLYQARIHPQQTASSLSKESCATLLKCINEVTEKALEVGADSSQFPDDWIFHSREKKPGKAFVDGKKIDFIKAGGRTTAYVPELQKLSGNQAVKETGKRSKRTTGGNGGGVDESGSEDEPAEPKVTKGRKIGGASKSSKKKPSASVKDSGGDEGDDASSKRKRGAKKPPTKSKPKGGKTGEAEQRQTRGKGAAAKRKHKEVDDNLSNSGENGTEDGEEDA
- the LOC121808654 gene encoding formamidopyrimidine-DNA glycosylase-like isoform X2, with the protein product MPELPEVEAARRALAENTIGKKIIKAIVADDSKVIDGVSPKDFEAALVGKTIVAVHRKGKNMWIQLDSPPIPSFQFGMAGAVYIKGVVVTKYKRSAVKDTDEWPSKYSKLFVELADGMEFSFTDKRRFAKVRLLDNPVSVPPISELGPDALMEPMTEDDLSNSLRKKNIGIKALLLDQSFISGIGNWMADEVLYQARIHPQQTASSLSKESCATLLKCINEVTEKALEVGADSSQFPDDWIFHSREKKPGKAFVDGKKIDFIKAGGRTTAYVPELQKLSGNQAVKETGKRSKRTTGGNGGGVDESGSEDEPAEPKVTKGRKIGGASKSSKKKPSASVKDSGGDEGDDASSKRKRGAKKPPTKSKPKGGKTGEAEQRQTRGKGAAAKRKHKEVDDNLSNSGENGTEDGEEDA
- the LOC121807779 gene encoding protein FAR1-RELATED SEQUENCE 6-like isoform X2, whose amino-acid sequence is MDDVSLNSEPTYNEEFEIDGEFAMTEYVGQTGEVLQGDDPAVGMEFESYDDVYFFYNCYAKQQGFGVRVSNTWYRKSKERYRGKLSCSSAGFKKKTDANRPRPETRTGCPAMIKFRLMDNKRWRIIEIELEHNHLTTPANASIYKSHKISDLGSKRPLPINGADQVQRIRLFRTVVIDADDTEECDFRDTIDQGDDKLKLKPGDYQEMLKFFTRMQLNDPSFFYSMDVNEKGCLRNVFWAEARCRAAYSYFGDVLFVNTTSLTENYEVPLVVFTGINHHAQTVPLGCGLVSVQTVESFVWLYRAWLTYMVGRSPQTIITSECKALQTAVAEVFPRASHCLSLTNIMKMVLHEVACLEACEAIRNGLSRAVYHSLRSDEFEAAWEDLVQSHGLQNHKWLQNLYEDRKRWVPVYLKEIFCAGMFPVDSPFQEYLRQHTSLREFFSSYDRSQQDIHHRETLSDIESNNKSRSLLKTRLFFELQLSKLYTENIFELFQQEVEGVYSCYGTRQKSIEGSVATFIVKEDVQVEENRKETRDFEVMYNSGDAVEVLCVCAVFNLRGYLCRHALCVINHVGLDEIPPQYILARWRKDINRSYTIDYRLDGIDIKNPVHRYDNLYRSVTKVVEEGRKSHDRYSSSRCRAQAACSAG
- the LOC121807779 gene encoding protein FAR1-RELATED SEQUENCE 6-like isoform X1; the encoded protein is MDDVSLNSEPTYNEEFEIDGEFAMTEYVGQTGEVLQGDDPAVGMEFESYDDVYFFYNCYAKQQGFGVRVSNTWYRKSKERYRGKLSCSSAGFKKKTDANRPRPETRTGCPAMIKFRLMDNKRWRIIEIELEHNHLTTPANASIYKSHKISDLGSKRPLPINGADQVQRIRLFRTVVIDADDTEECDFRDTIDQGDDKLKLKPGDYQEMLKFFTRMQLNDPSFFYSMDVNEKGCLRNVFWAEARCRAAYSYFGDVLFVNTTSLTENYEVPLVVFTGINHHAQTVPLGCGLVSVQTVESFVWLYRAWLTYMVGRSPQTIITSECKALQTAVAEVFPRASHCLSLTNIMKMVLHEVACLEACEAIRNGLSRAVYHSLRSDEFEAAWEDLVQSHGLQNHKWLQNLYEDRKRWVPVYLKEIFCAGMFPVDSPFQEYLRQHTSLREFFSSYDRSQQDIHHRETLSDIESNNKSRSLLKTRLFFELQLSKLYTENIFELFQQEVEGVYSCYGTRQKSIEGSVATFIVKEDVQVEENRKETRDFEVMYNSGDAVEVLCVCAVFNLRGYLCRHALCVINHVGLDEIPPQYILARWRKDINRSYTIDYRLDGIDIKNPVHRYDNLYRSVTKVVEEGRKSHDRYRFVAQWLMNKVVIQDDQQS